The following coding sequences are from one Humulus lupulus chromosome X, drHumLupu1.1, whole genome shotgun sequence window:
- the LOC133806937 gene encoding uncharacterized protein LOC133806937, translating into MQCHIFLRIQAKVEVYEPYFVQRRDVAKRLGHSSLQKITAAMRILAYGVSGDFVDEYLRIAENIATECLKKFVKAIISIFSHEYLRSPNENDIARLCTVGDSRGFPGMLGSIDCMHWKWKICPSAWKGMYCGHIHEPTIILEVVASYDLWIWHAFFGLPGSHNDINVLEHSSIFRELAEGHAPKVNYSINGNDYSMGYYLADGIYPSWSTFVKTIHAPHGRKNKHFAATQESARKDVERAFGVLQARFAIVRGPARFYD; encoded by the coding sequence ATGCAATGTCATATTTTCTTGCGTATTCAAGCCAAAGTCGAAGTATATGAACCATATTTCGTCCAAAGAAGAGATGTTGCTAAAAGACTGGGTCATTCCTCGCTTCAAAAAATAACTGCTGCAATGAGAATATTAGCTTATGGAGTCTCGGGAGATTTTGTAGATGAATACTTGCGGATTGCAGAAAATATAGCAACCGAGTGTTTGAAAAAATTCGTTAAGGCTATCATTAGCATATTCTCCCATGAATACTTAAGATCCCCAAATGAGAACGATATAGCTAGATTGTGCACAGTTGGAGATAGTCGTGGGTTTCCTGGGATGTTAGGAAGTATTGATTGCATGCATTGGAAATGGAAAATTTGTCCAAGTGCTTGGAAAGGAATGTATTGTGGTCATATTCACGAGCCAACTATAATTTTAGAAGTTGTAGCGTCATATGACCTCTGGATATGGCATGCATTTTTTGGATTGCCAGGCTCCCATAATGATATTAATGTCCTAGAACACTCTTCTATTTTTAGAGAGCTTGCTGAAGGACATGCTCCAAAGGTCAACTACTCAATAAATGGAAATGACTATTCGATGGGCTACTATCTTGCCGATGGTATATATCCTTCATGGTCGACGTTTGTTAAAACAATTCATGCTCCACATGGCCGTAAAAATAAACATTTTGCAGCAACTCAAGAATCAGCAAGAAAAGATGTAGAACGAGCTTTTGGAGTGCTTCAAGCTCGATTTGCTATTGTACGTGGACCAGCACGATTTTATGATTGA